In Rhodamnia argentea isolate NSW1041297 chromosome 1, ASM2092103v1, whole genome shotgun sequence, the genomic window CGTCCCTCCAATAACGACACATTACTCAACATGATCCAACCAAATCAAATCCAACTCTTCCACGTAGTCGCCACTTAAGGcgtatatgaaaatatttctgaagtagaatttctacttaaaaaatatgtttggagcagaaattcatttagtaACGTAACTTCtaaaacaaaaattcgtttgattacataactttattttttttacttttagaacctttttttgcttcagaagtaatTTTTAAGCCATTGAaagaagtgaaaagaaaaaaattacttccCTCCaagagtagaaaaatcaactttcgcTCAAAGAACGAAGTACTAAAATTAACTTCCGGCCgaaaattgatttctaaagtaaaagtgttgccatgcacgtCCTTACCCAGTAATTGACTTCATCCGGCAAATTTGCGATTGACATCATTCATCATAATGTGATCATACAATATGAAACTTCAACTTAAATGTTGACTGATCCTATGTTGAAGACGAGGCATGTCTTTCTATATAACCTCTTCCATGTCGTCGTCATTTCTGCACTTCGCTAGCTAGCTCCTATAATCATGGCGCCTCCCCACTTTCTCCTCGTGGCGTTCCCGAGCCGAGGCTCTATAAACCCGGCCCTCCAGCTAGCCGAGCGCCTCGCACGCGCCGGCAGTCGCATTACTTTCTTCACCACCGTGTTTGCCCGCCGTCGCATGATCGATTCGGTTTGCCTTGAAGGTGTAACCTTCGCCACGTTCTCCGACGGCTACGACAACGGGTATCAGCTAGGGGATGACGCCGAGCGCTTCATGGCTGAGCTGAAGCAGCGGGGGTCGGAAGCTCTTAGAGGCCTCATCGAGCTTAGTTCTGGACGAGGCCTCAGGTTCACGTGCGTACTCAACACGGTGCTCCCTTGGGCTGACCACGTCGCTCGTTCCCTTCGGATCCGATCGGTTCTCGTTTGGATTCAACCGGCGACTGTGTTCAGCATATACTACCATTACTTCAATGGCTATGAGGACGTGATTAAGAACGTTACAAGCCAAAGCCGCGATTCGACGTCGCTAATACGATTGCCCGGCCTACCACCGCTGACCAACCGCGACGTCCCCTCCTTTTTCAACCTCGAAAACAAGTATGCCTTTGGTCTCCCTCAAATGCAAAGCATATTCGAGCAGCTTAAAGAGGGGGATAATCCAATCGTAGTACTTGCGAACACCTTCGATGCTCTCGAACTCGAGATATCAAGGGCGATCGGCACGCTGAATTTGATTGGAATCGGACCCCTTGTCCCGTTCCGTTTCCTAGATGCGCAAACTCATAATTCTTCGGATAAATCTCCCAGAGGCGACCTCTTTCCGGGCTCTGGGGATTATGTTCAATGGTTGAATTCAAAGGAGGAAGCGTCGGTAATTTACGTGGCCTTTGGAAGCATAGCGAAGTTCTCGAATGCGCAAAAGCGAGAAATAGCGCGCGGATTGCTGGAGGCCGGCCGGCCATTCTTGTGGGTGATGAGAGAGAGCGACGGAGATGATGACGAACTCATTTACAAAGAGGAATTAGACGAGATAGGAGTGATAGTCCCGTGGTGCTCTCAAACCGAGGTCTTGTCCCATCCTTCGATAGGGTGTTTCTTCACTcactgcgggtggaactcgACGCTCGAGAGCTTGGCCTCCGGCGTTCCGATGGTGGCATTCCCTCAATTTACCGACCAGATGACGAACTCGAAGCTCGTCGAGGACGTGTGGAAGGTCGGGGTTCGAGTGTCCGAGATCGATGAAGGCGGCATTAGGGTCGAGGGAGGTGAAATCAAGAAGTGCTTGGAAATGGTCATGGGAGGTGGCGAGAGAGGTGACGAAATTAGAAGGAATGCAAAGAAGTGGAAGGGTTTGGCCCTGGAGGCTTGCAAGGAAGGTGGATCTTCGGACAAAAGTCTCAAGGCCTTTGTCGAAGAATTCGCTAAAGTAGATTAATTCATGATGAAATTATATATGTTGGCTTGAATTTATATGTTCGTGCCGTCGTTTAGatgtgcatgaatttttttaaatgttgtaCTAAGTTAAGTGGCAACATCGTTGATGTATGGTATGGACTCTTATTTCGTGTACTAAAAGCATAACAGAAAAGAATTTTAAATAAGCCTTCTCGACAGTTAGTCATTCTTTTAGTAGTcgattttattattcaatttataGGTGGAATTATTCCACTTTTATGCCGCTACCATCAAAACGTTATTTGCTATGTTGAGCGACATTTCTCAATTTAGGGAAAAATACATAGGAGGTCTGAAGTTTTCCAAACTGTTTGACCGGTTCCTGAGTGTCATTGTCCTTCGATATAAATAGTTCATTGTTTTTATAAGAGGGCAACAGCTTTTTTTAATTAGAGATAAGTATACTGGAAGTACTAAAACTTATCACTAAAGTGAAACGgcatcttaaatcttttttaaagctttcaaaaaatacaattaagtcttaatatttgttaaattggtgcaatcaactTCTTCTGTTAACTCTATCCAAATTAACTAACAAAAAATACcgacttgatttttttattattttctctatcctatGTGGCGACGACGTTGCTATAATGGGAAACATGAAACTAAATCGATGTCGTCTTGATCCAAATATGACTTTTAGTAGTAAAAATaagcaaaactttaaaataaaaaaaaaaggagaaactcAAGTGGTTTTGCTGGCCTCATCGCTTCTGTTGCCGCCCCACTATTGCCCAAAACGGC contains:
- the LOC115743433 gene encoding phloretin 4'-O-glucosyltransferase-like → MAPPHFLLVAFPSRGSINPALQLAERLARAGSRITFFTTVFARRRMIDSVCLEGVTFATFSDGYDNGYQLGDDAERFMAELKQRGSEALRGLIELSSGRGLRFTCVLNTVLPWADHVARSLRIRSVLVWIQPATVFSIYYHYFNGYEDVIKNVTSQSRDSTSLIRLPGLPPLTNRDVPSFFNLENKYAFGLPQMQSIFEQLKEGDNPIVVLANTFDALELEISRAIGTLNLIGIGPLVPFRFLDAQTHNSSDKSPRGDLFPGSGDYVQWLNSKEEASVIYVAFGSIAKFSNAQKREIARGLLEAGRPFLWVMRESDGDDDELIYKEELDEIGVIVPWCSQTEVLSHPSIGCFFTHCGWNSTLESLASGVPMVAFPQFTDQMTNSKLVEDVWKVGVRVSEIDEGGIRVEGGEIKKCLEMVMGGGERGDEIRRNAKKWKGLALEACKEGGSSDKSLKAFVEEFAKVD